From Streptomyces cyaneogriseus subsp. noncyanogenus, the proteins below share one genomic window:
- a CDS encoding DUF6104 family protein, whose product MYFTDRGIEELEKRRGEEEVTFEWLAEQLRTFVDLNPDFEVPVERLATWLARLDDEDDE is encoded by the coding sequence ATGTACTTCACCGACCGCGGCATCGAGGAGCTGGAGAAGCGGCGCGGCGAGGAGGAGGTCACCTTCGAGTGGCTCGCCGAGCAACTGCGCACGTTCGTCGACCTGAACCCGGACTTCGAGGTGCCGGTGGAGCGGCTGGCCACCTGGCTGGCGCGGCTGGACGACGAGGACGACGAGTAG